From a region of the Cyprinus carpio isolate SPL01 chromosome B21, ASM1834038v1, whole genome shotgun sequence genome:
- the LOC109064730 gene encoding LOW QUALITY PROTEIN: LIM/homeobox protein Lhx9-like (The sequence of the model RefSeq protein was modified relative to this genomic sequence to represent the inferred CDS: deleted 2 bases in 2 codons): MESNESGCESPVCAGCGALISDRFYLLAADRRWHERCLKCSACHADLESELTCFSKHGDIYCKEDYYRRFSLQRCARCHLGISASEVLYGVLRGSGVVYHLSCFFLCHTWRKVLFTGDHYGMRETSVYCRVHFEMMLQRECHTDLYYSDMSPGEPNPESGTCSEGTPVHRGRAWKR; the protein is encoded by the exons ATGGAAAGCAACGAATCA GGATGTGAGTCCCCGGTGTGCGCGGGCTGCGGCGCGCTGATCTCAGATCGCTTCTACCTGCTCGCGGCAGACAGACGGTGGCACGAGCGCTGTTTGAAATGCAGCGCGTGTCACGCTGACCTGGAGTCAGAGCTCACGTGCTTCAGTAAACACGGAGACATTTACTGTAAGGAGGACTATTACAG GAGGTTTTCTTTGCAAAGATGTGCGCGGTGCCACCTGGGAATCTCTGCCTCAGAGGTATTGTATGGCGTCCTCCGTGGATCTGGTGTA GTGTACCACTTGAGCTGCTTCTTC CTGTGCCACACCTGGCGCAAAGTGCTGTTCACTGGAGATCACTACGGGATGAGAGAGACTTCAGTGTACTGCCGGGTACATTTCGAGATGATGCTGCAGAGAGAATGTCATACAGATTTGTATTATTCAGACATGTCTCCAGGAGAGCCAAACCCTGAGAGCGGCACATGCAGTGAAGGGACACCTGTGCACAGAGGACGGGCCTGGAAGAGGTGA